A part of Microbacterium terregens genomic DNA contains:
- a CDS encoding arginase family protein, whose amino-acid sequence MALFSDDLWPRAGDWPALDSFDGPVDMVLVGVPAWRTSLSPTGAHQTPPAVRAALRRYSPALMAGPIDLGTLRVADAGDVAEPDGPEGEAAVRALVAQARDRARLVVALGGDNSATYGVTQGTGATGLITLDAHFDLRDGVSNGSPVRRLIQDGLDPRRVVQIGIADFANSAAYARRAAEYGITVIGLDDVRRRGLADVIAEGLEVAGAGGGGIHLDIDVDVCDRSVAPGCPASVPGGLAAWELRALARAAATDSRLVSADIVEVDATADAADERTVRLAALCVLELLAGVGMRA is encoded by the coding sequence GTGGCACTCTTCTCCGATGATCTCTGGCCGCGCGCCGGCGACTGGCCGGCACTGGACTCGTTCGACGGGCCCGTCGACATGGTCCTCGTAGGCGTCCCGGCCTGGCGGACATCGCTCTCGCCGACCGGCGCCCACCAGACGCCGCCGGCGGTCCGCGCCGCCCTGCGCCGGTACAGCCCGGCGCTGATGGCCGGACCGATCGATCTCGGGACGCTGCGGGTCGCGGATGCCGGTGATGTCGCCGAGCCGGACGGCCCGGAAGGCGAGGCCGCCGTCCGCGCGCTCGTCGCCCAGGCGCGGGATCGCGCCCGTCTCGTCGTCGCTCTGGGCGGCGACAACAGCGCGACCTACGGGGTGACCCAGGGAACGGGCGCGACGGGACTGATCACCCTGGACGCGCATTTCGATCTGCGGGACGGTGTCTCCAACGGCTCCCCCGTCCGGAGGCTGATCCAGGACGGGCTCGATCCGCGTCGAGTGGTGCAGATCGGCATCGCCGACTTCGCGAACTCCGCCGCGTACGCGCGCCGGGCCGCGGAGTACGGCATCACGGTGATCGGGCTCGATGACGTGCGACGCAGGGGCCTCGCGGACGTGATCGCCGAGGGGCTGGAGGTCGCCGGGGCGGGAGGCGGCGGCATCCATCTGGACATCGACGTGGACGTGTGCGATCGCTCGGTCGCGCCCGGCTGTCCGGCGAGCGTGCCCGGAGGCCTCGCCGCGTGGGAGCTGCGCGCGCTGGCGCGGGCGGCGGCGACCGATTCCCGGCTCGTCTCGGCGGACATCGTCGAGGTCGACGCGACGGCCGACGCGGCCGATGAACGCACCGTGCGACTGGCGGCGCTGTGCGTCCTGGAACTGCTCGCCGGAGTGGGGATGCGCGCATGA
- the hutI gene encoding imidazolonepropionase: MSAATLLTNIGELTTNVAVDADPCGTVHDAAVLMEGDRIVWVGSADEAHRRVAGSVEVVDAGGRAVIPGFVDSHTHLVFGGDRADEFEARMAGVPYAAGGIRRTVAATRAASDDELRRRLAGLVAELHAQGTTTFEVKTGYGLTVADEARLARLAAEVTPEVTFLGAHVVPAEYEDRREDYVDLVCAEMLLACAAHSRWVDVFCERGAFTAAESRRILAAGIAHGLQPRVHGNQLGHGEGVQVAVALGAASVDHCTFLDDDDVAALAASGTVATLLPGVEFSTRQPYPDARRLIEAGVTVALASDCNPGSSFTSSMPLMIALAVREMGMTTAEAVWSATAGGARALRRDDVGVLAPGSRADLVLLDAPTRTHLAYRPGVPLIRTVWRRGRAAA; the protein is encoded by the coding sequence GTGAGCGCCGCAACCCTTCTCACGAACATCGGCGAGCTGACGACCAACGTCGCCGTGGACGCCGACCCCTGCGGCACGGTGCACGACGCGGCGGTGCTGATGGAGGGCGACCGCATCGTGTGGGTGGGCTCGGCGGACGAGGCTCACCGCCGCGTCGCGGGGTCGGTCGAGGTCGTGGATGCCGGGGGCCGAGCGGTCATCCCGGGCTTCGTCGACAGCCACACGCACCTGGTGTTCGGGGGAGACCGCGCGGACGAGTTCGAGGCCCGCATGGCCGGCGTACCGTATGCCGCGGGAGGCATACGGCGGACGGTCGCCGCCACCCGGGCGGCGAGCGACGACGAACTGCGTCGGCGCCTCGCCGGGCTCGTCGCCGAGCTGCATGCGCAGGGCACGACCACGTTCGAGGTGAAGACGGGTTACGGTCTCACCGTCGCCGACGAGGCGCGGCTGGCCCGCCTCGCGGCCGAGGTCACACCGGAGGTGACGTTCCTCGGCGCCCACGTCGTGCCCGCCGAGTACGAGGATCGCCGCGAGGACTACGTGGACCTGGTCTGCGCGGAGATGCTGCTGGCGTGCGCGGCGCACAGCCGCTGGGTCGACGTGTTCTGCGAGCGCGGCGCATTCACCGCCGCCGAGAGTCGGCGCATCCTCGCCGCGGGCATCGCGCACGGACTGCAGCCGCGCGTGCACGGAAACCAGCTCGGCCACGGTGAGGGGGTGCAGGTCGCGGTCGCGCTGGGCGCGGCATCCGTCGATCACTGCACATTCCTGGACGATGACGATGTCGCCGCCCTTGCCGCGAGTGGAACCGTCGCCACTCTGCTGCCGGGGGTGGAATTCTCGACCCGCCAGCCCTACCCCGACGCTCGGCGGCTGATCGAGGCGGGTGTCACCGTCGCCCTCGCGAGCGACTGCAACCCGGGGTCGAGCTTCACCAGCTCGATGCCGCTGATGATCGCCCTCGCCGTGCGCGAGATGGGCATGACCACCGCCGAGGCGGTGTGGTCGGCAACGGCGGGCGGCGCGCGAGCGCTGCGGCGCGATGACGTGGGCGTTCTGGCACCCGGCTCACGGGCCGACCTGGTCCTGCTGGATGCCCCGACGCGAACGCATCTGGCCTACCGGCCGGGCGTGCCGCTGATCCGCACCGTATGGCGCCGTGGACGCGCGGCGGCCTGA
- a CDS encoding SixA phosphatase family protein, whose protein sequence is MIRLVLVRHAKSDWGDARLDDHDRPLNDRGRRDAPRMARELAETGFRPQIVLSSTALRARTTAEAFGAVFDVAVNLDPELYGAPARTLLEKAAASAARQLIVVAHDPGMSALAERLSDGGIEHMPTCAVATFTWDADDWDAVEPLEPVAWTLETPR, encoded by the coding sequence ATGATCCGTCTCGTTCTGGTCCGCCACGCGAAGTCCGACTGGGGCGACGCGCGATTGGACGATCACGACCGCCCGCTCAACGACCGCGGCAGGCGTGATGCGCCGCGCATGGCGCGCGAGCTGGCCGAGACCGGCTTCCGGCCGCAGATCGTCCTGTCGAGCACGGCGCTGCGTGCCCGAACCACCGCCGAGGCGTTCGGCGCGGTGTTCGATGTCGCGGTGAACCTGGACCCCGAGCTCTATGGCGCGCCGGCCCGGACGCTGCTCGAGAAGGCCGCCGCCAGTGCGGCGCGTCAGCTGATCGTCGTCGCCCACGACCCCGGCATGAGCGCGCTCGCCGAGCGTCTGTCCGACGGCGGCATCGAGCACATGCCGACCTGCGCCGTGGCGACCTTCACGTGGGACGCGGACGACTGGGACGCCGTCGAGCCGCTGGAGCCCGTCGCCTGGACGCTGGAGACCCCGCGCTGA
- the hutU gene encoding urocanate hydratase: MNPVTGARAVRAARGNVRTAKSWGAEAAKRMLMNNLDPEVAEHPEELVVYGGTGKAARSWEAYDAIVRTLDELEPDETLLVQSGKPVGVFRTHEWAPRVLIANSNLVGDWATWPEFRRLEQLGLTMYGQMTAGSWIYIGTQGILQGTYETFAAVARSLGSGSTGSPTGSAVPADDLKGTLTLTGGCGGMGGAQPLAVTLNGGAVLIVDVDESRLARRVEHGYLDEYTTDLDEAVDRVVAAKNEGRALSVGVVGNAALVFPELLLRGTPIDIVTDQTSAHDPLAYLPVGVELENWRAEAERDPEGFTARARGSMAKQVAAMVGFQDAGAEVFDYGNSIRAEAQLGGFARAFEFPGFVPAYIRPQFAEGRGPFRWVALSGDPEDIRKTDAAVKALFPDNAALVRWLDKAGEKVHFEGLPARICWLGYQERHLAGLRFNEMVASGELAGPIVIGRDHLDAGSVASPYRETEAMADGSDAIADWPLLNALLNTASGASWVSIHHGGGVGIGRSIHAGQVIVADGTPLAAEKLARVLTNDPGTGVMRHVDAGYERAKEVARERGLKVPML, translated from the coding sequence ATGAATCCGGTCACCGGTGCCCGCGCCGTGCGCGCAGCGCGCGGCAACGTCCGCACCGCGAAGAGCTGGGGCGCGGAAGCCGCCAAGCGCATGCTGATGAACAACCTCGATCCCGAGGTCGCCGAGCACCCCGAGGAGCTCGTCGTGTACGGCGGCACGGGCAAGGCCGCCCGCAGCTGGGAGGCGTACGACGCGATCGTGCGCACCCTCGATGAACTCGAGCCCGACGAGACCCTGCTCGTGCAGTCCGGCAAGCCGGTCGGTGTGTTCCGCACGCACGAGTGGGCGCCGCGGGTGCTGATCGCCAACTCGAACCTCGTCGGCGACTGGGCCACCTGGCCGGAATTCCGTCGACTCGAGCAGCTCGGCCTCACCATGTACGGGCAGATGACCGCGGGTTCCTGGATCTACATCGGCACGCAGGGGATCCTGCAGGGGACGTACGAGACATTTGCCGCGGTCGCCCGGTCGCTGGGCAGTGGTTCGACAGGCTCACCAACCGGGTCGGCCGTTCCGGCCGACGATTTGAAAGGCACGCTGACCCTGACCGGCGGATGCGGCGGCATGGGTGGCGCGCAGCCCCTGGCGGTCACGCTGAACGGCGGTGCGGTGCTGATCGTCGACGTGGACGAGTCGCGCCTCGCGCGTCGCGTCGAACACGGGTACCTCGACGAGTACACGACAGATCTCGACGAGGCCGTCGACCGCGTCGTCGCCGCCAAGAACGAGGGCCGTGCGCTCAGTGTGGGAGTGGTCGGCAACGCGGCGCTCGTCTTTCCCGAGCTGCTCCTGCGCGGCACCCCGATCGACATCGTGACGGATCAGACCAGCGCCCACGACCCGCTGGCCTACCTTCCGGTCGGGGTGGAGCTCGAGAACTGGCGCGCCGAGGCCGAGCGCGATCCCGAGGGGTTCACCGCGCGTGCCCGCGGCAGCATGGCCAAGCAGGTGGCGGCGATGGTCGGGTTCCAGGATGCCGGGGCCGAGGTGTTCGATTACGGCAACTCGATCCGCGCAGAAGCTCAGCTGGGCGGCTTCGCCCGGGCATTCGAGTTCCCCGGCTTCGTGCCGGCGTACATCCGGCCGCAGTTCGCCGAGGGGCGGGGCCCCTTCCGCTGGGTGGCGCTCTCGGGCGATCCGGAGGACATCCGCAAGACCGACGCGGCCGTGAAGGCCCTGTTCCCCGACAACGCGGCTCTGGTGCGGTGGCTGGACAAGGCCGGCGAGAAGGTGCACTTCGAGGGACTCCCCGCGCGCATCTGCTGGCTCGGGTACCAGGAGCGGCACCTCGCGGGACTCCGGTTCAACGAGATGGTCGCCTCCGGCGAGCTGGCCGGTCCCATCGTGATCGGGCGTGACCACCTCGACGCCGGGTCCGTCGCCTCGCCGTACCGCGAGACGGAGGCGATGGCGGACGGCTCCGATGCCATCGCGGACTGGCCGCTGCTGAACGCCCTCCTGAACACCGCATCGGGAGCGTCGTGGGTCTCGATCCACCACGGGGGAGGTGTGGGCATCGGGCGCAGCATCCATGCCGGGCAGGTGATCGTGGCGGACGGAACGCCTCTCGCCGCAGAGAAGCTGGCCCGCGTGCTGACCAACGATCCCGGTACCGGCGTCATGCGCCACGTGGACGCCGGCTACGAGCGGGCGAAAGAGGTCGCTCGGGAACGCGGGCTGAAGGTGCCGATGCTGTGA
- a CDS encoding gamma-glutamylcyclotransferase family protein — protein MADRSEQLLFSYGTLQNPVVQLDTFGRLLAGEDDVLPGYTVDYAEIEDPRVVDLSGSSVHPVVRPTGNALDKVIGKALWVSEEELDAADEYEVEFYRRVEVHLASGRPAWVYVTV, from the coding sequence GTGGCCGACCGCTCCGAGCAGCTGCTCTTCAGCTATGGCACCCTGCAGAATCCCGTCGTGCAGCTGGACACGTTCGGGCGCCTGCTCGCGGGCGAGGACGACGTCCTGCCGGGCTACACGGTCGACTACGCCGAGATCGAGGACCCGCGGGTCGTGGACCTGTCCGGCTCTTCGGTGCACCCCGTCGTCCGCCCCACCGGCAACGCGCTGGACAAGGTGATCGGCAAGGCGCTGTGGGTCAGCGAGGAGGAGCTGGACGCCGCCGACGAATACGAGGTCGAGTTCTATCGCCGGGTCGAGGTGCATCTGGCCAGCGGCCGGCCGGCGTGGGTCTACGTCACGGTCTGA
- a CDS encoding IclR family transcriptional regulator translates to MSVMPDNSLASAQWGSTPNPRLAGARPQVPAADQTLRILSLLARQPGPIAARTIATQLGVPRSSVYHLLATLEEHGFVVHLPAERRWGLGTAAFELAGGYTRQQPLAHLGRTLIAALADRAGESAHLAVMTGRDVLYLVEERAPRRPALVTDVGVRLPAHLTASGRSMLAALPREQVRALYPDAASFADRTGRGPARPGELRDLLREVRGRGYALEDGEVTLGLASVGVAVLDHIGWPIAAIAVTYPTDSARDAGTLAAHLAPVASELGRRIGGARR, encoded by the coding sequence GTGTCTGTCATGCCAGACAATTCGCTCGCCAGTGCCCAATGGGGCTCCACCCCGAACCCTCGGCTGGCCGGCGCGCGCCCCCAGGTCCCCGCCGCTGATCAGACGCTGCGGATCCTCTCGCTGCTCGCCCGACAACCGGGCCCGATCGCGGCACGCACGATCGCGACGCAGCTGGGCGTGCCGCGTTCGAGCGTCTACCATCTGCTGGCCACCCTCGAGGAGCACGGCTTCGTCGTGCATCTTCCGGCGGAGCGCCGCTGGGGGCTGGGAACGGCGGCGTTCGAGCTCGCCGGCGGCTACACACGGCAGCAGCCGCTCGCCCACCTCGGCCGGACGCTGATCGCCGCGCTTGCGGACCGCGCCGGCGAAAGCGCGCACCTCGCCGTGATGACCGGACGCGACGTGCTCTATCTCGTCGAGGAGCGCGCGCCGCGCCGGCCCGCCCTCGTGACGGACGTGGGGGTCCGCCTTCCCGCGCACCTCACCGCGTCGGGGCGCTCCATGCTCGCGGCGCTGCCGCGCGAGCAGGTGCGGGCGCTGTATCCGGATGCCGCCTCCTTCGCCGACCGTACCGGCCGGGGTCCCGCTCGCCCGGGTGAGCTGCGCGATCTGCTCCGTGAGGTCCGCGGTCGCGGCTACGCGCTTGAGGACGGTGAGGTGACGCTGGGCCTCGCGTCGGTGGGGGTCGCCGTGCTCGATCACATCGGGTGGCCGATCGCGGCGATCGCGGTGACCTATCCGACCGATTCCGCCCGGGATGCCGGCACACTCGCGGCGCATCTCGCTCCGGTCGCGAGCGAGCTCGGGCGACGGATCGGAGGTGCGCGACGCTGA
- the hutH gene encoding histidine ammonia-lyase — translation MTTLTEIVVVGGAPLRPEDVVAVARHGARVELDATALRKVAASRALIEGLADDPEPHYGISTGFGALATTFIASERRAQLQASLIRSHAAGTGAEVEREVIRGLQLLRLQTLASGHTGVRPIVIETYAAMVNAGITPIVREYGSLGCSGDLAPLAHVALAAMGEGDVRDAAGDVGAAAQALADAGIEPLMLREKEGLALINGTDGMLGMLLLAVHDLASLLETADIAAAMSIESQLGTDAVFAADLMALRPQVGQAASAANLRAYLGTSPIVASHKGPECTRVQDAYSLRCAPQVHGAARDTVEHARTIASRELAAAVDNPVITDDGRVESNGNFHGAPIAYVLDFLAIAAADVASISERRTDRALDPARNQGLPPFLAHEVGVDSGLMIAQYAAAGIVSELKRLAVPASVDSIPSSAMQEDHVSMGWAAARKLRRAIDGLARVLAIEVLTGARAIDLRAPLQPGPATGAVRDLVRTVARGPGNDHFLSPDIEAVTDLVLSGQVARAAEGAVS, via the coding sequence ATGACCACCCTCACCGAGATCGTCGTCGTCGGCGGCGCTCCGCTCCGCCCCGAGGACGTCGTGGCGGTCGCCCGTCACGGGGCCCGCGTCGAGCTCGATGCCACCGCGCTGCGGAAGGTCGCGGCATCCCGCGCGCTCATCGAGGGTCTCGCCGACGATCCCGAGCCGCACTACGGCATCTCCACCGGCTTCGGTGCGCTGGCCACGACGTTCATCGCGTCGGAGCGACGCGCTCAGCTGCAGGCCAGCCTCATCCGCTCGCACGCGGCCGGGACCGGCGCCGAGGTGGAGCGCGAAGTCATCCGCGGTCTGCAGCTGCTGCGGCTGCAGACCCTGGCCAGCGGGCACACCGGCGTGCGCCCCATCGTGATCGAGACGTATGCGGCGATGGTGAATGCCGGGATCACGCCGATCGTGCGGGAGTACGGCTCGCTCGGCTGCTCGGGCGACCTTGCGCCGCTCGCGCACGTGGCTCTGGCCGCGATGGGCGAGGGAGATGTCCGCGACGCGGCCGGCGACGTGGGCGCCGCCGCCCAGGCGCTTGCCGACGCCGGTATCGAGCCCCTGATGCTCCGCGAAAAGGAGGGGCTCGCGCTGATCAACGGCACCGACGGCATGCTGGGGATGCTGCTGCTCGCCGTGCACGATCTCGCGTCACTGCTCGAGACCGCCGACATCGCGGCGGCCATGTCGATCGAGAGCCAACTCGGCACCGATGCCGTCTTCGCCGCCGACCTCATGGCGCTGCGCCCGCAGGTCGGACAGGCGGCCTCCGCCGCGAATCTCCGCGCTTATCTCGGCACCTCGCCGATCGTCGCCTCGCACAAGGGACCCGAGTGCACCCGGGTGCAGGATGCTTACTCCCTGCGCTGCGCACCGCAGGTGCACGGGGCCGCGCGCGACACGGTCGAGCATGCGCGCACGATCGCGTCGCGCGAGCTCGCCGCGGCGGTCGACAACCCGGTCATCACCGACGACGGCCGCGTCGAGTCCAACGGGAACTTCCACGGTGCGCCGATCGCCTACGTGCTCGATTTCCTCGCGATCGCCGCCGCCGATGTCGCCTCCATCTCGGAGCGGCGCACCGACCGGGCGCTGGACCCGGCCCGCAATCAGGGGCTTCCGCCGTTCCTCGCGCACGAGGTCGGTGTGGACTCCGGGCTCATGATCGCGCAGTACGCCGCGGCCGGAATCGTCTCCGAGCTCAAGCGACTGGCGGTTCCGGCATCCGTCGATTCCATCCCGTCCAGCGCGATGCAGGAGGACCACGTCTCGATGGGGTGGGCCGCGGCTCGCAAACTGCGACGCGCCATCGACGGGCTCGCGCGGGTACTCGCCATCGAAGTGCTCACCGGAGCCCGCGCGATCGACCTGCGCGCGCCCCTGCAGCCCGGCCCCGCCACCGGTGCCGTCCGCGACCTGGTGCGCACGGTCGCACGCGGCCCCGGCAACGACCACTTCCTCTCACCCGACATCGAGGCGGTGACCGACCTCGTGCTCTCCGGCCAGGTCGCGCGCGCCGCAGAAGGAGCAGTCTCATGA